A single genomic interval of bacterium harbors:
- a CDS encoding LL-diaminopimelate aminotransferase, with the protein MQSQRLRRIGAYMFADLDRKQAELEARGVDVINLGVGDPDLPTPPHIVQALEEGARDPLTHRYPPYRGTAQFRRAAADWMLKRFGVGVDPEHEVLALIGSKEGLAHLPWAVLNPSEVALVPDPGYPVYRSSAIMAEGEAVAMPLLADRGFLPEFDRIPQEVLRRARMVFLNYPNNPTGATADLEFFARAVEFARRHKLLLVHDNSYCEIAYDGYRPPSILEVDGAREVAIEMHSLSKTFNMTGWRVGFAVGNAEAVDALGTLKTNVDSGVFRAVQHAAVAALSGPQEVIAPTLATYRARRDRLVSVLRTVGWSPPVPRATLYIWMPTPDGASSVAFAAEVLERTGVVITPGIGYGACGEGYVRLSLTTPDARLDEALDRIRKAYG; encoded by the coding sequence ATGCAGTCGCAGCGACTTCGCAGAATCGGCGCGTACATGTTTGCCGACCTCGACCGCAAGCAGGCCGAACTGGAAGCCCGTGGAGTGGACGTGATCAACCTTGGCGTGGGCGACCCCGACCTACCGACCCCGCCGCACATCGTCCAGGCGCTCGAGGAAGGCGCCAGGGACCCGCTCACCCACAGGTACCCGCCCTACCGCGGCACCGCGCAGTTCCGGCGGGCGGCCGCGGATTGGATGCTGAAGCGGTTCGGGGTCGGGGTGGATCCAGAGCATGAGGTGCTGGCGCTCATCGGCTCGAAGGAGGGCCTGGCGCACCTGCCCTGGGCCGTATTGAACCCCTCCGAGGTCGCGCTTGTGCCGGACCCAGGGTACCCGGTCTACCGCTCCTCAGCGATCATGGCCGAGGGGGAGGCGGTGGCGATGCCGCTACTGGCCGACCGCGGCTTCCTGCCGGAGTTCGACCGCATTCCCCAGGAGGTTCTGCGGCGCGCGCGGATGGTCTTCCTCAACTATCCCAACAACCCCACCGGCGCCACCGCCGATCTGGAGTTCTTCGCGCGCGCAGTTGAGTTCGCACGACGCCACAAACTGCTGCTCGTGCACGACAACTCCTATTGCGAGATCGCCTACGACGGCTACCGACCCCCGAGCATCCTGGAGGTCGACGGTGCCCGGGAGGTGGCGATAGAGATGCACTCGCTGTCCAAGACGTTCAACATGACCGGCTGGCGGGTTGGGTTCGCTGTGGGAAACGCCGAGGCGGTGGACGCGTTGGGCACGCTGAAGACCAACGTGGACTCCGGGGTCTTCCGGGCGGTGCAGCACGCCGCGGTGGCCGCGCTCAGTGGTCCCCAGGAGGTCATAGCGCCCACGCTCGCGACCTACCGCGCCCGTCGGGATCGGCTCGTGTCAGTCCTGCGCACGGTCGGGTGGTCCCCACCGGTGCCGAGGGCGACGCTATACATCTGGATGCCGACGCCGGACGGCGCCTCGTCGGTGGCCTTCGCCGCCGAGGTCCTGGAACGCACCGGCGTGGTCATAACGCCCGGGATCGGCTACGGGGCCTGCGGTGAAGGATACGTACGCCTCTCGCTTACCACCCCGGACGCGCGGCTCGACGAGGCGCTGGACCGCATCCGGAAGGCCTACGGGTAG
- the miaA gene encoding tRNA (adenosine(37)-N6)-dimethylallyltransferase MiaA has protein sequence MVSERIAASDRLAVLCGPTAVGKTAVAVALAERMGAEIVAADSRTVYRGADVGTAKPTPDDRRCVRHHLLDVADPGEAFTLADYQRLARLALADIRARGRLPLLVGGTGLYIRAVVDGLSLPPVSPDHALRAALEADERERGSGHLHARLAVLDPAAAARIHPRNLRRVIRAMEVVLRTGRPISTQQRQGGGDAEAGTVAMVGLTMERTQLYRRIDARVEAQMASGLVEETRLLLDRGIPLSAPIMQALGYKEMAGWLTGACDAAEAVRRLKRNTRRYAKRQLTWFRHDTRIHWVDATGLTQESVIERVHAIMNSTLSLCGEA, from the coding sequence ATGGTTTCTGAGAGGATAGCCGCCTCCGACCGCCTCGCGGTGCTGTGCGGACCCACCGCGGTGGGCAAGACCGCGGTGGCCGTCGCGCTGGCTGAGCGCATGGGCGCCGAGATAGTCGCGGCCGACTCCCGCACCGTCTACCGCGGCGCGGATGTCGGGACGGCCAAGCCGACCCCGGACGATCGCCGGTGCGTGCGGCACCACCTGCTCGACGTGGCCGATCCAGGGGAGGCGTTTACCCTGGCCGACTACCAGCGGCTGGCGCGGCTGGCGCTGGCCGACATCCGCGCGCGGGGCCGGCTACCCCTGCTGGTGGGCGGGACAGGCCTGTACATCCGTGCGGTCGTGGACGGTCTCTCCCTTCCGCCGGTATCTCCGGACCACGCGCTGCGTGCCGCGCTTGAGGCAGATGAGCGGGAACGCGGCTCCGGGCACCTTCACGCGCGTCTTGCCGTCCTCGACCCGGCTGCGGCGGCCCGCATCCACCCGCGCAACCTGCGCCGCGTGATCCGCGCGATGGAAGTTGTCCTGCGGACCGGGCGTCCCATCTCAACGCAGCAGCGGCAGGGTGGCGGCGATGCCGAGGCGGGTACCGTGGCGATGGTGGGGCTCACAATGGAGCGGACGCAACTCTACCGCCGCATTGACGCACGCGTCGAGGCGCAGATGGCCTCCGGGCTCGTGGAAGAAACCCGGCTCCTGCTGGACCGAGGCATCCCTCTCTCTGCCCCGATCATGCAGGCGCTCGGATACAAGGAGATGGCCGGATGGTTGACGGGCGCCTGCGACGCCGCCGAGGCCGTCCGGCGCCTGAAGCGCAACACCCGTCGCTACGCCAAGCGGCAGCTCACCTGGTTCAGGCACGATACCCGGATCCATTGGGTGGACGCAACCGGTCTGACGCAGGAGAGCGTGATCGAGCGCGTGCATGCTATCATGAACTCGACTCTGTCTTTGTGTGGGGAGGCGTGA
- a CDS encoding enoyl-CoA hydratase-related protein, translated as MLTVTLNRPELLNAVNEQMAAELNDAVGFAGRAGEVRCVVLTGEGRGFCSGQDLRDRAGTTGISYGELLRARLNPIVLGLRALEKPVIAAVNGVAAGAGCSLALAADLRIASDRASFALSFSRIGLIPDGGATFLLPRLVGIARSFEIAFSGEPVPAAEALRLGLVNRVVPHDDLPASVSQLARRLATGPTRAFGLTKRAVNAGLSGSLEAALEFEAHLQEIAGQTADHGEGLAAFLEKRHPRFEGR; from the coding sequence GTGCTCACGGTGACGCTGAACCGGCCGGAGTTGCTGAACGCGGTCAACGAGCAAATGGCCGCAGAGCTGAACGACGCCGTCGGGTTCGCCGGGCGGGCGGGTGAGGTGAGGTGCGTTGTCCTGACCGGGGAGGGGAGGGGGTTCTGCTCCGGGCAGGACCTCCGCGATCGCGCCGGAACCACTGGGATCTCCTATGGCGAACTCCTCCGGGCGCGTCTCAACCCAATCGTCCTCGGCCTGCGGGCATTGGAGAAACCGGTTATCGCCGCGGTCAACGGCGTCGCAGCCGGCGCCGGGTGCAGCTTGGCACTGGCCGCAGACCTACGGATCGCCTCGGACCGTGCATCATTCGCCCTGAGCTTCTCCCGGATCGGCCTGATCCCCGACGGGGGAGCCACATTCCTCCTACCGCGCCTGGTCGGGATAGCCCGCTCCTTTGAGATCGCGTTCAGCGGCGAGCCCGTCCCGGCCGCGGAGGCGCTGCGGCTGGGCCTCGTGAACCGGGTGGTCCCACATGACGATCTGCCCGCGTCGGTATCCCAACTGGCGCGGCGGCTGGCCACGGGTCCAACACGCGCCTTTGGGCTTACAAAACGCGCCGTCAATGCCGGCCTCAGCGGTTCACTTGAGGCCGCGCTCGAATTCGAAGCGCACCTGCAGGAGATCGCCGGCCAAACCGCCGACCACGGCGAGGGCCTCGCGGCATTTCTGGAGAAGCGCCATCCGCGGTTCGAGGGACGGTAA
- the lexA gene encoding transcriptional repressor LexA produces MASGLTQRQQEILTFVARFIESRGYPPSVREIGQAMGLTSSSTVHSHLGALERKGCLRRDPSKPRALELLRGAAGAGRQYLGVALPLIGRVAAGTPILADQNIEDYVPVPSGWTDGAEAFVLRVRGDSMIEAGILDGDLLVVRRQQTASNGDIVVARLGDEATVKQFFRERGRIRLQPANAAMEPTYADEIVVEGKAVAVLRRLD; encoded by the coding sequence ATGGCGTCCGGGCTCACGCAGCGACAGCAGGAGATCCTCACCTTCGTGGCGCGCTTCATAGAGTCGCGCGGCTACCCGCCCTCGGTGCGCGAAATCGGCCAGGCGATGGGGCTCACCAGCAGTTCGACCGTGCACAGCCACCTGGGGGCGCTTGAGCGCAAGGGTTGCCTGCGCCGCGATCCCAGCAAGCCGCGCGCCCTGGAGCTGCTGCGTGGCGCCGCCGGAGCGGGCAGGCAGTATCTGGGCGTGGCGCTGCCGCTGATCGGACGCGTCGCCGCGGGTACCCCGATTCTCGCGGATCAGAACATCGAGGACTACGTGCCGGTGCCTTCCGGCTGGACGGATGGGGCCGAGGCGTTCGTACTGCGTGTTCGCGGGGACAGCATGATCGAGGCAGGCATCCTCGACGGCGACCTACTGGTCGTTCGGCGCCAGCAGACCGCCTCCAACGGCGACATCGTCGTGGCGCGACTCGGGGACGAGGCCACTGTCAAGCAGTTCTTCCGCGAGCGAGGCCGGATCCGGCTGCAGCCGGCCAACGCGGCCATGGAGCCGACCTACGCCGACGAAATCGTTGTTGAGGGCAAGGCGGTAGCGGTGCTGCGCCGTCTAGACTGA
- the mutL gene encoding DNA mismatch repair endonuclease MutL — MMPIHVLERSVAERIAAGEVVERPASVVKELVENSLDAGARAITVETEGAGLRLIRVTDDGEGIPPDQVGLAFERFATSKITRVEDLERVTSYGFRGEALPSIAAIARVTLTTRTQDAIGAVRVVVAGGVPQASGAHGAPPGTTVEVSALFYNTPARLKFLRSQAREQALLAEALQRAAMAHPEVAFRLVADGREAGWWPRTEPVQRVAELLGAGAAQGLIPVLGAVPAGAFHGWLGRPEHGRPNRTGAHLFVNRRPVQSALLRRAAEQGYAQLMPVGRFPAFALFVEVDPAALDVNVHPRKMEVRFREESRLFGAVAHGVREALLSSPLIRQAGAGSVGPAVTGVPARGELLTLLQGVGEAAAREAGGAYGTSLAKRLPVLRPIGQLLNTYILAEGPDGLYLIDQHAAHERVLYERLIAARRRGSLTSQGLAVPLTVELAPSQMAILIGHGDHFAQMGFEVESFGAGTAILRAVPATVPGVPGADLLLRAVGSLQEDGEEEDPLERIAIATACHTAVRAGDRLSPESVSALLADLNKAEDPFTCFHGRPTIIALSREQIERWFLRG, encoded by the coding sequence ATGATGCCTATTCATGTGCTGGAACGGTCGGTCGCCGAGCGCATAGCCGCCGGCGAGGTGGTCGAGCGTCCGGCCTCGGTGGTCAAGGAACTGGTGGAGAACAGCCTGGATGCCGGTGCCCGCGCGATCACCGTCGAGACCGAGGGCGCTGGCCTCCGCCTGATTCGGGTGACCGACGACGGCGAAGGGATCCCCCCCGACCAGGTCGGCCTGGCCTTCGAGCGCTTCGCCACCAGCAAGATTACGCGAGTCGAGGACCTGGAGCGGGTGACGAGCTACGGCTTCAGGGGTGAGGCCCTGCCCAGCATCGCGGCGATCGCCCGGGTGACGCTCACGACCCGCACGCAGGACGCTATCGGCGCGGTACGGGTTGTGGTGGCCGGTGGTGTGCCCCAGGCCTCCGGTGCCCACGGTGCCCCTCCTGGGACGACGGTGGAGGTGAGCGCGCTCTTCTACAATACTCCCGCGCGCCTGAAGTTCCTGAGATCCCAAGCCCGCGAGCAGGCACTGCTCGCCGAGGCGCTGCAGCGCGCGGCGATGGCGCATCCTGAGGTCGCTTTTCGGCTGGTCGCGGACGGCCGCGAGGCCGGGTGGTGGCCCCGAACAGAACCGGTTCAACGCGTGGCTGAACTGCTGGGAGCAGGAGCCGCCCAGGGCCTGATTCCGGTACTGGGCGCGGTGCCTGCCGGCGCCTTCCACGGCTGGCTTGGACGCCCGGAGCACGGCCGGCCCAACCGCACCGGAGCGCACCTCTTCGTTAACCGCCGCCCTGTTCAAAGCGCTCTGCTGCGGCGGGCCGCAGAGCAGGGCTATGCGCAACTGATGCCCGTGGGGCGGTTTCCGGCCTTCGCGCTCTTCGTGGAGGTGGATCCGGCCGCGCTCGACGTCAACGTCCACCCCCGCAAGATGGAGGTGCGGTTCAGGGAGGAGTCCCGCCTGTTCGGCGCTGTAGCCCACGGTGTCCGGGAGGCGCTGCTGTCGAGCCCGCTCATCCGGCAGGCGGGGGCGGGTTCGGTGGGCCCCGCGGTCACGGGGGTGCCTGCCCGGGGAGAGCTACTCACGCTCCTACAGGGGGTGGGGGAGGCCGCTGCGCGCGAGGCCGGGGGGGCCTATGGGACCTCGCTTGCCAAGCGCCTGCCGGTGCTCCGTCCGATCGGCCAGCTGCTCAACACGTACATCCTGGCCGAGGGGCCGGACGGTCTCTACCTGATTGATCAGCACGCCGCGCACGAGCGCGTCCTCTACGAACGTCTCATCGCGGCCCGCCGTCGGGGAAGCCTGACCAGCCAGGGCCTGGCGGTTCCGCTGACCGTGGAACTCGCACCCTCGCAGATGGCAATTCTGATCGGCCACGGCGACCACTTCGCGCAGATGGGCTTCGAGGTGGAGTCGTTTGGCGCGGGGACCGCCATCCTGCGCGCGGTGCCGGCGACGGTCCCGGGCGTCCCGGGAGCGGATCTCCTGCTGCGCGCGGTCGGGAGCCTTCAGGAGGATGGGGAGGAGGAGGACCCCCTGGAGCGGATTGCCATCGCGACCGCCTGCCACACCGCGGTACGAGCCGGAGACAGGCTGAGCCCTGAGTCGGTCTCGGCGCTGCTGGCCGATCTGAACAAGGCGGAGGACCCGTTCACGTGCTTCCACGGCCGACCCACGATCATCGCCCTTTCCCGCGAACAGATCGAACGATGGTTTCTGAGAGGATAG
- the hflX gene encoding GTPase HflX, translating to MLEALGRRKAPTNRIAGADLIEILAHLAHALRREVGVLLDRNGTVAHVIVSRRWQPIADEMGRRAGGRGTKLRYIEAHPHADGRPDDGDGAVLEQLDLDLVVTVGTSRGRPTGFWLLEQAPAHSAGDGTRTAVEGPHPLEMLDELDLQPLTRMADAARRRAGARPTAALRSERAVLVALDRSGDAAPSLAELSSLARTAGADPVATVIQRRTRPDPARYLGKGKVDEVLRTTEAFTADLVLVDDELTPVQQRGLESGLGVKVLDRTALVLDIFAHRARSREGRLQVELAQLNYLLPRLTGRGVLLSRLGGGIGTRGPGETKLEVDRRRIRTRIAELQREINAVQRQRNLQRRPRRDAALPQVALVGYTNTGKSTLLNALTGAGVFVEDKLFATLDPTVRRLVLPDRRPIVMADTVGFIRRLPTQLVAAFRATLEEVVHADLLLHVADASHPDWPQQVRVVREVLASLGAGSHPTLLVFNKTDMLPPEQVRRLIAAHPDAVAVSAARSDGLPELLAAIGRRLPEPWVRIRLHVPYSNARLVAQIHNQGRVLAERYGEEGAWIEAEVPGPLAVQLRALKIPSRARRARAEGSV from the coding sequence ATGCTGGAGGCCCTAGGGAGGCGGAAGGCGCCGACGAACCGCATTGCCGGCGCAGACCTCATCGAGATCCTCGCCCACCTGGCCCATGCGCTCCGGCGCGAGGTGGGCGTGCTCCTCGACCGCAACGGTACGGTCGCGCACGTGATCGTGAGCCGCCGCTGGCAGCCCATTGCCGACGAGATGGGACGGCGGGCAGGGGGACGCGGCACCAAGCTGCGGTACATTGAGGCCCATCCCCACGCCGACGGCCGGCCCGACGACGGCGACGGAGCGGTGCTCGAGCAGCTCGATCTCGACCTAGTGGTCACCGTGGGAACCAGCCGCGGCCGTCCCACGGGATTCTGGCTGTTGGAGCAGGCCCCGGCCCACTCTGCCGGAGACGGCACCCGGACGGCCGTGGAAGGGCCGCACCCGCTCGAGATGCTAGACGAGTTGGACCTGCAGCCGCTGACGCGGATGGCCGACGCCGCCCGGCGGCGGGCGGGTGCGCGGCCCACGGCCGCACTCCGGTCGGAGCGCGCGGTACTGGTTGCCCTGGATCGCTCCGGGGACGCGGCGCCGTCGCTGGCCGAACTCTCCAGTCTGGCCAGGACGGCCGGGGCGGACCCGGTTGCCACCGTGATTCAGCGCCGCACCCGCCCCGACCCTGCCCGCTACCTGGGAAAGGGCAAGGTAGACGAGGTCCTGCGTACCACCGAGGCATTTACCGCCGATCTCGTGCTGGTGGACGACGAACTGACGCCGGTCCAGCAGCGGGGTCTGGAGAGCGGTCTCGGCGTCAAGGTGCTGGACCGCACCGCGCTCGTGCTCGACATCTTCGCGCACCGCGCCCGGAGCCGGGAGGGGCGGCTGCAGGTCGAACTCGCCCAGCTCAACTACCTGCTCCCACGTCTCACCGGCCGCGGGGTGCTGCTCTCACGACTGGGCGGCGGCATCGGCACGCGCGGGCCGGGTGAGACAAAGCTGGAGGTTGACCGCAGGCGCATCCGCACCAGAATTGCAGAGCTACAGCGCGAGATCAACGCGGTCCAGCGGCAACGAAACCTGCAGCGGAGGCCTCGCCGGGACGCCGCTCTGCCCCAGGTTGCGCTGGTGGGTTACACGAACACGGGCAAGTCCACGCTGCTCAACGCGCTGACCGGCGCCGGGGTATTCGTGGAGGACAAGTTGTTTGCCACGCTGGACCCGACGGTGCGGCGCCTGGTGCTGCCCGACCGGCGCCCGATTGTGATGGCAGACACGGTCGGCTTCATCCGGCGGCTGCCCACGCAGCTCGTCGCGGCGTTTCGTGCCACGCTCGAGGAGGTAGTGCACGCCGACCTGCTGCTCCACGTAGCCGATGCCAGCCATCCCGACTGGCCCCAGCAGGTTCGGGTGGTGAGGGAAGTGCTGGCCTCTCTGGGGGCGGGCAGTCACCCCACGCTCCTTGTCTTCAACAAGACCGACATGCTGCCCCCAGAACAGGTGAGGCGGTTGATCGCAGCACACCCGGACGCCGTGGCCGTATCAGCGGCGCGGAGTGACGGGCTGCCCGAACTGCTTGCCGCAATCGGACGCCGGCTGCCCGAGCCGTGGGTGCGGATCCGCCTGCACGTGCCCTACAGTAACGCGAGGCTCGTGGCGCAGATCCACAACCAAGGCAGGGTGCTGGCTGAGCGGTACGGGGAGGAGGGGGCCTGGATTGAAGCCGAGGTCCCTGGACCGCTCGCGGTGCAACTGCGGGCGCTCAAGATCCCGTCGCGGGCGCGCCGGGCCCGGGCCGAGGGATCAGTCTAG
- a CDS encoding enoyl-CoA hydratase-related protein — protein MAYSNILVEQHDAVTVITLNRPKVLNALNRATMDELAAALGAIETDDAVRCVVLTGSERAFAAGADVNEFASATPAEMLTGYRFEQWERIRKFSKPIIAAVRGFALGGGCELAMACDMIVAGEGARFGQPEINIGIIPGAGGTQRLTRAAGKARAMELILTGRPFSAAEAQAIGLVTRVVPDEAVLDEAKALAGQIASKPPVAIRMAKEAILKAFDATLEGGLDYERKAFYLLFATEDRTEGIRAFLEKRAPDWKGR, from the coding sequence ATGGCCTACAGCAACATCCTCGTGGAGCAGCACGATGCCGTGACGGTAATCACACTGAACCGCCCCAAGGTGCTCAACGCGCTCAACCGGGCGACGATGGATGAGCTGGCCGCGGCGCTGGGCGCCATTGAGACCGACGACGCGGTGCGATGCGTGGTGCTGACCGGAAGCGAGCGGGCGTTTGCCGCCGGCGCCGACGTGAACGAGTTCGCGTCGGCCACGCCGGCTGAGATGCTGACCGGCTATCGGTTCGAGCAGTGGGAGCGGATTCGCAAGTTCAGCAAACCGATCATCGCGGCGGTGCGTGGCTTCGCCCTGGGCGGTGGTTGCGAGTTGGCGATGGCCTGCGACATGATCGTCGCGGGCGAAGGGGCCCGGTTCGGCCAGCCCGAGATCAACATCGGGATCATACCAGGCGCCGGCGGCACGCAGCGTCTTACGCGCGCCGCCGGAAAGGCACGGGCGATGGAACTGATACTGACCGGCCGCCCGTTCTCCGCGGCCGAGGCCCAGGCCATCGGCCTGGTCACCCGCGTCGTGCCCGATGAGGCGGTCCTGGACGAAGCGAAGGCCCTAGCCGGCCAGATCGCCTCGAAGCCGCCGGTGGCGATTCGCATGGCCAAGGAGGCGATCCTCAAGGCGTTCGATGCCACGCTCGAGGGCGGGCTCGACTACGAACGCAAGGCGTTCTACCTGCTGTTCGCCACAGAGGACAGGACCGAGGGCATCCGGGCATTTCTGGAGAAGCGGGCGCCGGACTGGAAGGGCCGCTGA
- a CDS encoding SPOR domain-containing protein codes for MRTNTFLIGLVIVVLFVGSLIVGYFVGERYINPRSGAPGTERAAPATPPAAPLPEPAPPPAPPSAPGLPPPPTVPPAPAAPPRQPDLATPSPAAPTPSATPQADETPPPASGPATPRPEASPARPATGAETTPAATLYRVQAGAFAVRENAEARAEALRASGFSPYIVREGGIFKVRVGAFRDRTLAEQLAERLRAAGYDVAIIR; via the coding sequence GTGCGAACCAACACCTTCCTGATCGGCCTGGTGATCGTCGTCCTCTTCGTCGGCTCGCTGATTGTCGGCTACTTCGTGGGGGAGAGGTACATCAACCCGCGGTCTGGGGCACCTGGGACCGAGCGGGCAGCCCCGGCTACGCCGCCGGCAGCACCTCTGCCAGAGCCTGCTCCGCCGCCGGCTCCGCCATCTGCGCCTGGTCTTCCGCCCCCGCCTACCGTGCCGCCTGCGCCAGCCGCACCGCCTAGGCAGCCCGACCTCGCCACCCCGAGCCCTGCGGCACCGACGCCGTCGGCCACCCCGCAAGCCGATGAGACACCACCGCCCGCATCCGGCCCGGCCACACCGAGGCCAGAGGCATCTCCGGCGCGCCCAGCTACAGGGGCAGAGACGACGCCTGCCGCGACCCTATACCGGGTCCAGGCCGGCGCATTCGCCGTCCGCGAGAACGCTGAGGCACGCGCCGAGGCGCTGCGCGCATCTGGATTCAGTCCTTACATCGTCCGGGAGGGCGGCATTTTCAAGGTCAGGGTGGGGGCGTTCCGCGACCGGACCTTGGCCGAGCAACTGGCCGAACGGCTCCGCGCAGCAGGATACGACGTAGCGATCATCCGCTAG